GCAGAACCTTTTTTCTGGATCACGAAGAAGCTATCACTTGTTCGGCAACATTTGTGGGATTTTTTGTTCAGGCCAACGTGCGGGGAATTTCTCTTAAGAAAATAGATCCGTCTGAAGCATACCGTTTTGACCTGGATGCTATGGCTGATGTTATTGATGAGAACACCAAGATGATCTACATCGCCAATCCGAATAATCCTACCGGTACCTATATCACTAAGACGGAATTCGAAGAGTTCATGAGCAGGGTACCGGATGATGTGCTGGTAATTATGGATGAAGCCTATTATGAATATGCCAGTGAAGTTGATGACTATCCGGATTCGCTGGACTATAAGTTTGACAACGTCATCACCCTAAGGACCTTTTCAAAAGCATATGGATTGGCGGGATTCCGTATAGGATATGGTATAGCCCACAAAGACCTGATCAGCAACATGATGAAGACTAAGCTTACTTTCGAGCCTACCACACTGGCCCAGGTTGCAGCAGAAACAGCTCTTCAGGATGAGGATTTTCTCAAACGCAGTGTTACTATGGTAAACAAGCAGAAAGAGCGGCTGTATGAATTTTTTGAAGATCATGATATCCGGTATGCGCCATCCATTTCTAACTCAGTCATGATGATTATGGATACCGAAGATGAGGCCATTGATTTCACCCAATCCATGCTGGAGCGTGGGGTTATCTTGCGACGGATCCATGCATTTGGATTGCCTCACTGTATTCGCATTACCATAGGTACTGAACAGGAAATGGATCATTTCACAACCAGCGCCGGGGAAGTTTTAAACCTTTAAACGTAGTTAAAGTCATTCAATCAGATATGCCATCCACGAAACAGAAGGAACAAGAAGCAGATACCGTAGCAGAACTCTTTGACTGGAAAAAACTGGCAAGTATCATACTGCAATCGCGGGCAATGGATGATAAGGAAGAGAATGATCTTGTTCCCGCTAAAGAGGTGCTTTACCAGTTTTCAGCAAGAGGTCATGAATTGGGACAGGTTATTCTTGGATCACTGCTTAACCACAAGCATGATGCCGCCAGTGCCTATTACCGATCCAGACCGCTGTTGCTATCACTGGGCTTGAGTCTTGAGGATGCTATGGCCGGACCGATGGGCAAGTCGGGTGGATACAGTGACGGTCGAGACATCGGGGTAGTTTGCAACCGTCCCGGAGTGGACGGACCAACCGTGTTACCCATGGCAGGAGATGTCGGTTCTCAGTATACACCTGCCATAGGATGGGCGCAGGGGATTGAGTATCGGAAAAATGTGCTCGGTGAAGAAGAATATGAAAAGGCTATTTCAGTCATACTGGGAGGAGACGGCTCAGTTGCCACCAACGGCTTCTGGTCGGCATTGACCATAGCCACCACTCAAAACCTGCCCGTGTTGTTCTATATCGAGGATAACGAATACGGAATATCGGTCCCGTCCGAATTCCAGACGCCCGGCGGAAATATCGCCAAGAATCTTTACTCATTTAAGAATCTCCGCATATTTGACGGTGACGGTACCCAACCGCTGGAAGCCGCTGAACTTCTGCATGATTCAGTTAATTATGTGAGAGATAGAAAAGGGCCAGCGCTGATTCATTTAACAGTGCCGCGTCTTAACGGGCACTCATACCAGGACAATCAGTCGTATAAAGAACAGGAGCTGCTTGAAAAAGAGAAGAAGAAAGATCCCTTAAAGCATCTCAAATCATTTCTGGTTCCGGATTACATGGACGATGCATCCTGGGATGATATGGAAAAGGATGCCCGGGAAGAGATTGAAGAAGTTGCACAGGCCGCCTTAGACCGACCTGAGCCTGATGTCTCAAAAACAGAACGATATGCCTTCGAAGAGATGAAGGAAGATGGATCGCCCGATCTCCAGATGATTGGTGGTGTTGCACCTGAAGGTCATGAATTTCCTGAATCTTCTATGGATCCCAAGCCTGAAAAGCACCGCATCAATATTGTAGAAGCGGTGAGAAGAACACTGGAATATGAGCTGGAGACAAATAAAAAATTGATGGTCTTCGGCGAAGATGTAGGTGCCAAGGGTGGGGTTCATGCTGCCACCATGGGGCTTCAGACCTCATTCGGAGATCAACGGGTTTTTGATACGAGCCTTTCGGAAGAAGGCATCATCGGAAGATCTGTAGGCCTGGCCTACACCGGCCTGGTACCTGTAGCCGAAATACAATTCAGAAAATATGCCGATCCGGCGACTGAACAGCTAAATAATTGCGGTACCATACGCTGGCGAACCGCCAACAAGTTTGCAGCGCCTATAGTAGTTCGCATGCCGGGCGGGTTTGCGAAATGCGGTGATCCATGGCACAGCATGTGCAATGAAGTGTTCTTCACCCATGCCATTGGCTGGCAGCTGGCATTTCCCAGCAATGCTGAGGACGCGGTCGGTCTCCTAAGATCTGCCATGCGAAGCAACAATCCCACCATTTTCTTTGAGCATCGCAACCTGCTTGATGCCAAATATGCCAGGAAGCCTTACCCGGGAGATGAGTTTGTGGTACCCTTTGGAAAAGCAAAGAAATTGCAGGAAGGAGATCAGATATCCCTTGTCACCTGGGGTGCCATGTGTGAACGATCCGAAGAAGCAGCAGAGCAAACAGGTATCTCTGCAGATATCATTGATCTTCGAACACTGATGCCCTGGGACAAAGGTGCTGTTTTGGAATCTATCAAGAAAACCAACCGTTGCCTGATTGTTCATGAAGATTCACGGACTGCCGGTTTCGGCGCTGAAATTAGTGCCGTACTTTCCGAAGAAGCCTTTCGATATCTAGACGCTCCCATTGAGAGACTTACCATGCCGGATATACCTGTCCCATATAATGTAGGATTGATGAATTCCGTCCTACCGGGCACAGATGATATTGCAGATGCGATGCAAAAGCTGGTTAGATTCTAAATTTCGAATTAATTCAAATATTATAGGTTAGAGCCACAATTTATTTGTAATATGCAGGATAGCTTGTATAATAGCGTATAGCCTAATGTAAGATAATTAGTCTAAGAGGCTTTAAAGGTACTTTTCGATATTTGATCAAGCCTTTATCAGAAATACATCTACAGATTTTTTTAGGGTTTAGGGATGTCCACATTTTAATATTCGGGTACAATATTAATTTTTGGTAATGAATTTTAGATTTTCCCTAAGCTTCGACATAACATACTATTAAGTAGTATTTTAAGAGACATCTACAGACATCACCGGCTTTACCGAAGACCTAAATGAAATTTAGCACTAAAATAATAGTAAGTTTCACTGGGGCTACCCTTTTGCTGCTGGCCATTGGTTTTACGTCGCAATACCTGAATAACCAGGTTCGCAATCAGGTTGTACAGGAGAGTCAGGAAGCCATTCAAGAGCTGCAGCTATCCGGAAACATGGGCTTCGACTTGTATAAGAGCCTTATCAATACCCAATATTTCCTCGAAGATCGATATAGAAAAAGCATTAACGAAAATACGGAAGAAGTCGATCTGAATACCCAGAGAGCGCAGAAGAGGGTGGAAGGTGCTCTTGGAAATTTTCAGGATGATATAGATCGATTTGAGCAGGTTCTGCATTCTAATGATAAGCCCTCGCAAGGTGATGCGAAGACCAGGCAGGCTACTGTTGATGCTGTTAACAATTTGAAGCAGAAATTTTCGATCTATAGCTCCCTTGTCAAGGAATTGCTGGTGCTAACTAGAAAGGACTATGATGACGGCAAGGAATTCTTCACCGTAACTATCGAGCCCTATTTCAGAGGCACTTTGTTACCGCTTGTCGATAATTTGAGGGTTCAGACCCAGAACAACCTCGATCAGGAGATCGACAAGCTGAATGCTCAACTTAGCAATTCCAGTACCTTTCTATTTTTGGCCACCGCAGTTGCCTTTCTGGGATCTATCTTTTTGGCATACTTTCTATACTCTTCCGTTGCCTATCCTCTTAAGGACTTAGCATTGGCTGCTAAAAATATCGGCTCCGGTAACCTGGATGAACGCATCGAAGTAAAAAGCAGAGATGAGCTCGGAAAACTTGCCGAAGAGTTTAACCGAATGGCTGAAAATCTGAGTAAAACTACGGTATCACGCAACTTCATGGATGATATTATTGAATCCATGGCTGATTCACTGGTCGTGACCAATGAATCAGGTACCATTCAGCGGGTCAACTCGTCAACACTTGAGATGCTGGGCTATGAGGAAGAAGAACTGAAAGGTCAGCCGCTTTCCAATCTGTTTTCAGATAACAACCTGATATCTCGTTATTTGGATTCTTCTAACCAGGTTGAAAATAGCG
This is a stretch of genomic DNA from Halalkalibaculum roseum. It encodes these proteins:
- the hisC gene encoding histidinol-phosphate transaminase → MFKRSERILVPENIREMSPYVAGKTIAEVEEAYHPDRISKLASNENRLGCSPHVLNAVKEAMDEIQDYPDPASLKLRTMLADKYGVSTENIIVAAGSESVIANLCRTFFLDHEEAITCSATFVGFFVQANVRGISLKKIDPSEAYRFDLDAMADVIDENTKMIYIANPNNPTGTYITKTEFEEFMSRVPDDVLVIMDEAYYEYASEVDDYPDSLDYKFDNVITLRTFSKAYGLAGFRIGYGIAHKDLISNMMKTKLTFEPTTLAQVAAETALQDEDFLKRSVTMVNKQKERLYEFFEDHDIRYAPSISNSVMMIMDTEDEAIDFTQSMLERGVILRRIHAFGLPHCIRITIGTEQEMDHFTTSAGEVLNL
- a CDS encoding alpha-ketoacid dehydrogenase subunit alpha/beta; the encoded protein is MPSTKQKEQEADTVAELFDWKKLASIILQSRAMDDKEENDLVPAKEVLYQFSARGHELGQVILGSLLNHKHDAASAYYRSRPLLLSLGLSLEDAMAGPMGKSGGYSDGRDIGVVCNRPGVDGPTVLPMAGDVGSQYTPAIGWAQGIEYRKNVLGEEEYEKAISVILGGDGSVATNGFWSALTIATTQNLPVLFYIEDNEYGISVPSEFQTPGGNIAKNLYSFKNLRIFDGDGTQPLEAAELLHDSVNYVRDRKGPALIHLTVPRLNGHSYQDNQSYKEQELLEKEKKKDPLKHLKSFLVPDYMDDASWDDMEKDAREEIEEVAQAALDRPEPDVSKTERYAFEEMKEDGSPDLQMIGGVAPEGHEFPESSMDPKPEKHRINIVEAVRRTLEYELETNKKLMVFGEDVGAKGGVHAATMGLQTSFGDQRVFDTSLSEEGIIGRSVGLAYTGLVPVAEIQFRKYADPATEQLNNCGTIRWRTANKFAAPIVVRMPGGFAKCGDPWHSMCNEVFFTHAIGWQLAFPSNAEDAVGLLRSAMRSNNPTIFFEHRNLLDAKYARKPYPGDEFVVPFGKAKKLQEGDQISLVTWGAMCERSEEAAEQTGISADIIDLRTLMPWDKGAVLESIKKTNRCLIVHEDSRTAGFGAEISAVLSEEAFRYLDAPIERLTMPDIPVPYNVGLMNSVLPGTDDIADAMQKLVRF
- a CDS encoding histidine kinase dimerization/phosphoacceptor domain -containing protein — its product is MKFSTKIIVSFTGATLLLLAIGFTSQYLNNQVRNQVVQESQEAIQELQLSGNMGFDLYKSLINTQYFLEDRYRKSINENTEEVDLNTQRAQKRVEGALGNFQDDIDRFEQVLHSNDKPSQGDAKTRQATVDAVNNLKQKFSIYSSLVKELLVLTRKDYDDGKEFFTVTIEPYFRGTLLPLVDNLRVQTQNNLDQEIDKLNAQLSNSSTFLFLATAVAFLGSIFLAYFLYSSVAYPLKDLALAAKNIGSGNLDERIEVKSRDELGKLAEEFNRMAENLSKTTVSRNFMDDIIESMADSLVVTNESGTIQRVNSSTLEMLGYEEEELKGQPLSNLFSDNNLISRYLDSSNQVENSETKYIKKDGGIIPISLSLGTIHDAEGNKQGIVSVASDITKRKEAEEQITKSLKEKEILLSEIHHRVKNNLAVISGLLQMQIWETDDHAAETALKDSQLRVQSIALVHEKLYQSENLSYIQFDYYIRDLLQAISSTYVDTHLSVNIETELEDIILNINQAIPCSLLLNELIVNAYKHAFDTGVGGNIYVKTRKNDDTIHLYVKDNGIGLPEDFDLEEANSLGMTLINTLTQQLNGEINMKNENGAIFEVNFEVEEVV